A genomic region of Trifolium pratense cultivar HEN17-A07 linkage group LG3, ARS_RC_1.1, whole genome shotgun sequence contains the following coding sequences:
- the LOC123917656 gene encoding uncharacterized protein LOC123917656: MAITLLWNLQNLWPFSTFKSNQLKSSKQLVNKLNISDHTKQFVFALRDPKTQSLIYILSSLNLSERSSFDAKSLISEIKPDAVIVQSGAAVSPFDDDDDVLDFPVPISSFGVIKRCFVDKIGTDKYESVAGDFVLREIFGTGFNGPLLAAKKAAENVGSTFIVVQSPLGTSCLINNNNDSNSNSNDNDSTNSSGGVDAGNGFRNIGNSLVPQQQGAASLASIAMKRFSLNKDVRMVLAEGLSGYMDPLLVVDSKNDSVLETGKVEIQPTSSYETPAFAKPIYPLLEDLHEMFSDLPSMGKALGHVQKMLLDVNRGEVLDAKTVSEVYTFRIAVEGLRIALNNKGMRQIVEKDVSKSKKFEFSELPADDKSQVLFAQAIRSQTDKFKTIVAVVDASALAGIRKHWDTPLPGEIKEIVGELIMDSDGKGVSLNPGDKKRLLADRPVVAVGAGATAVLGASSLTKVVPMSTLTKIVTLKTPASLKIVLSQMQKLLSVALGPSKFVPGFATSGAKTPGIMKAAASAEKIRAVTHSVIASAEKTSVSAMRTAFYEIMRKRKIQRIGFLPWATFAGSIGTCTGLLLYGDGIECAIESVPAAPSIASLGRGIQNLREASQVVMQTEGTRVQKSIESLVNKIRKARDQ, encoded by the coding sequence ATGGCGATTACGTTACTCTGGAATCTCCAAAACCTATGGCCATTCTCCACATTCAAATCAAACCAACTCAAATCATCTAAACAACTCGTAAACAAACTCAACATCTCCGATCACACTAAACAATTCGTTTTCGCATTACGCGATCCCAAAACCCAATCCCTAATTTACATTCTCTCTTCTTTAAACCTATCTGAACGTTCATCTTTCGATGCTAAATCACTCATCAGTGAAATTAAACCTGATGCTGTTATTGTTCAATCCGGTGCCGCCGTTTCACCTTTCGACGACGACGACGACGTTCTTGATTTTCCGGTACCTATTTCTTCTTTTGGTGTTATTAAACGTTGTTTTGTTGATAAAATTGGTACAGATAAATATGAAAGTGTTGCTGGTGATTTTGTTCTTAGAGAGATTTTTGGTACTGGTTTTAATGGTCCTTTGTTAGCTGCTAAAAAAGCTGCTGAAAATGTTGGTTCCACTTTTATCGTTGTTCAATCCCCGTTAGGAACTTCTTGTTTgattaacaacaacaatgatagtaatagtaatagtaatgaTAATGATAGTACTAATTCTTCTGGTGGAGTTGATGCCGGAAACGGTTTTAGAAATATTGGGAATAGTTTAGTTCCACAGCAACAAGGTGCTGCTTCGTTGGCTTCGATTGCTATGAAGAGGTTTTCTTTGAATAAAGATGTTAGGATGGTGTTGGCAGAGGGTTTATCTGGCTATATGGATCCTCTTTTGGTTGTTGACAGTAAAAATGATTCTGTTTTGGAGACGGGTAAAGTGGAAATTCAACCAACAAGTAGTTATGAAACACCTGCATTTGCAAAGCCTATATATCCGTTGCTTGAGGATTTGCATGAAATGTTTTCTGATTTACCGTCTATGGGGAAGGCGTTGGGACATGTTCAGAAGATGTTGTTGGATGTGAATAGAGGTGAGGTTCTTGATGCTAAGACTGTTTCTGAGGTTTATACTTTTCGAATTGCTGTTGAGGGGCTTAGGATAGCTTTGAATAATAAAGGGATGCGGCAAATTGTTGAGAAAGATGTTTCGAAGTCGAAGAAGTTTGAGTTTTCGGAGCTTCCAGCGGATGACAAGTCTCAAGTGCTGTTTGCTCAGGCCATTCGTAGCCAGACTGATAAGTTTAAAACCATTGTAGCTGTAGTTGATGCTAGTGCCTTAGCGGGTATAAGGAAACACTGGGATACTCCACTTCCTGGTGAGATTAAAGAGATTGTTGGAGAATTAATTATGGATTCTGACGGTAAAGGGGTTAGTTTAAATCCTGGTGATAAGAAGCGGCTGTTAGCAGATAGACCTGTGGTCGCAGTTGGGGCTGGAGCAACAGCAGTTTTAGGAGCTTCGTCTCTGACAAAGGTAGTCCCCATGTCTACACTGACGAAGATTGTTACTTTGAAAACTCCAGCTTCACTCAAGATTGTACTCAGCCAGATGCAGAAACTACTGTCTGTTGCCCTTGGTCCATCTAAATTTGTACCTGGATTTGCAACTTCTGGAGCCAAAACGCCGGGTATCATGAAGGCAGCTGCATCTGCTGAAAAGATTAGAGCTGTTACTCACAGTGTTATAGCCTCTGCTGAAAAAACTAGTGTTTCAGCTATGAGGACAGCATTCTATGAAATAATGAGGAAGCGAAAGATACAGCGTATTGGCTTCTTGCCTTGGGCTACATTTGCAGGAAGCATCGGGACTTGCACAGGCTTGCTTTTATATGGTGATGGGATTGAGTGCGCTATTGAATCTGTCCCTGCTGCCCCCTCAATTGCCAGTTTGGGTCGTGGAATTCAAAATCTACGTGAGGCTTCTCAAGTGGTGATGCAAACAGAAGGAACTCGAGTCCAAAAATCAATAGAATCTCTTGTAAACAAAATAAGAAAGGCAAGGGATCAATAG
- the LOC123914847 gene encoding uncharacterized protein LOC123914847 gives MAITFPWNLQHLWPFSTTKFDELKSSKQLVNKLNIPDQTKQFVFALRDPNTQSIIYILSSVDLSEQSSVDANSLINEIKPDAVIVQAGSLFHFDEEDENEVPTSAFGVIKCCFVDKIGRDKYESVAADFVLKQIFGTGFNGPLLAAKKAAENVSSSFIVVRFPLGNSYESNNENDSKNNNNSTGFDAENRFSSIVNSLFPRQHGAASLASIGMKRFSLNKDVRMVLAEDLSGHVDPVLIGDSKNYSVSEGGLVEIQPTDSYNTPAFAEDIYPLLEQLNDMFSEWCRDAIFSDLPSTANALAHAQKMLLDVNRGEVLDNKSVSEVYTFRIAVEGIRTILNNEGMQPIGEKDVSTSNKIEFSELPDDDKSEVLFAQAIRSQTDKFKTIVAVVDASTLAGIRKHWDTPLPSEAKDIVGELIMDSDGKGVGLNHGDMNRLLSDRPAVAVGAGATAVLGVSSLTKVVTFKIPASLKIVLSQMQKLLSVAVGSSKVVAPGFATSRVVTRSVIASAENTSVSAMTTSFYEIMRKRKMQRVGFLPWTTFAASVGTCTGLFLYGDGIECAIESLPSARSIASLGRGIQNLREASQTVMQTEGTRLQKSIESLVNRLRGARGQ, from the coding sequence ATGGCTATTACGTTTCCATGGAATCTCCAACACCTATGGCCATTCTCTACGACCAAATTCGACGAACTCAAATCATCAAAACAACTTGTAAACAAACTCAACATCCCGGATCAAACTAAACAATTTGTATTTGCATTACGCGATCCAAATACTCAATCCATAATTTACATTCTCTCTTCTGTCGACTTATCAGAACAATCATCTGTCGATGCAAACTCTCTCATCAATGAAATTAAACCTGATGCTGTTATTGTTCAAGCTGGCAGTCTTTTCCattttgatgaagaagatgaaaacgAGGTACCTACTTCTGCTTTCGGTGTTATTAAATGTTGTTTTGTTGATAAAATTGGTAGAGATAAATATGAGAGTGTTGCTGCTGATTTTGTTCTTAAGCAGATTTTTGGTACTGGTTTTAATGGTCCTTTATTAGCTGCTAAAAAAGCTGCTGAAAATGTCAGTTCATCCTTCATTGTTGTTCGATTCCCTTTAGGAAATTCTTATGAAAGTAATAACGAGAATgatagtaaaaataataataattctactGGATTTGATGCTGAAAACCGTTTTAGTAGTATTGTGAATAGTTTGTTTCCTCGGCAGCATGGTGCTGCTTCTTTAGCTTCGATCGGTATGAAGAGATTTTCTCTCAATAAAGATGTTAGGATGGTGTTGGCAGAGGATTTATCTGGCCATGTCGATCCTGTTTTGATTGGTGACAGTAAAAATTATTCGGTTTCTGAGGGGGGTTTGGTTGAAATTCAGCCAACGGATAGCTATAATACTCCTGCATTTGCAGAGGATATATATCCTTTGCTTGAGCAGTTGAATGATATGTTTTCTGAATGGTGTAGAGATGCTATTTTTTCTGATTTACCATCAACGGCAAATGCATTGGCACACGCGCAAAAGATGTTGTTGGATGTGAACAGAGGGGAGGTTCTCGATAATAAATCTGTTTCTGAGGTTTATACTTTCCGAATTGCCGTTGAGGGGATTAGAACAATCTTAAATAATGAGGGGATGCAGCCTATTGGCGAGAAAGACGTTTCCACGTCTAATAAGATTGAGTTCTCAGAGCTTCCAGATGATGACAAGTCAGAAGTGTTGTTTGCACAGGCCATTCGTAGCCAGACTGATAAGTTTAAAACCATTGTCGCAGTAGTTGACGCGAGTACCTTAGCAGGTATCAGGAAACACTGGGATACTCCTCTTCCGAGTGAAGCTAAAGATATTGTTGGAGAATTAATCATGGATTCTGATGGTAAAGGGGTTGGTTTAAATCATGGTGACATGAATCGGTTGTTATCGGATAGACCTGCGGTGGCGGTTGGGGCTGGAGCAACAGCAGTTTTAGGAGTTTCTTCTCTGACAAAGGTCGTTACTTTCAAAATTCCAGCTTCACTCAAGATTGTACTAAGCCAGATGCAGAAACTACTGAGTGTTGCCGTTGGTTCGTCTAAAGTTGTGGCACCTGGATTTGCAACTTCTAGAGTGGTTACTCGAAGTGTTATAGCCTCTGCTGAAAACACCAGTGTTTCAGCGATGACAACATCATTCTATGAAATAATGAGGAAGCGAAAGATGCAGCGTGTTGGCTTCTTGCCTTGGACTACATTTGCAGCCAGCGTCGGAACTTGCACAGGCTTGTTTTTGTATGGTGATGGGATTGAGTGCGCTATTGAATCTCTCCCTTCCGCCCGCTCAATTGCCAGTTTGGGTCGTGGAATTCAAAATCTTCGCGAGGCATCTCAGACGGTGATGCAAACAGAAGGAACCAGACTCCAAAAATCAATAGAATCTCTTGTAAACAGACTAAGAGGGGCAAGGGGTCAATAG
- the LOC123917657 gene encoding uncharacterized protein LOC123917657 isoform X1, which produces MSMFHLIYGIWLFLSIRFCKVEVSSSCYPYKFFRQSDRRFEQKTDKFWKFSEIDDRWIEVKLPCDLIPCVNSEERLEQEHELDEKKMSLGVILPLRKRISLTKMSETSVWIIGESGCIYERFWNGLEWVIAPHDLPISQGHAVAVFIICQKILALSESGNLYQMHVQLGEISQPVWIEFTHTLNQITDTDPILIKSGVSSDDRKRGYFCTKKGTLVELAEIEPPRWINHGQPSGANVAAIADVASTREVVYTISSAGDLYEYNSKSKPSWKRHIWQEKKAQVSSLIPSKGFTLHGLSGDHSESLFLLTKEGTLVERRLHQRKWKWIVHGSPPHQNLTSITPSMRDDQSSETSISLFFTTSVGSVFEYQIPKQLGASPNNQLPGEAWISHHHPLHAKAARGKRGLPLQVGRILFALDDSRLAELHLSGLGGESAGPSLPQNFRRKTSSTTKYVWSILDAPESEGWNAEFCTEERGPRNCMTGIKDESKDSGITSSVTGRRKQSQEHHYYLSLGKVNELISSSEEYKYNLPDDWISKNFRLRLMFEGKSFFLVTSDGLIFEHVCIEDVWIWLKHDSSTAMNGIVGNYNGSLFMVDTFGSVLLREWSGNEIAWKNCTDMRKGRNVVVGGQPWDRLPGLARKRVTTEDSIFFVSKNGRLLQFMVYMRKFKWKDCKNPPNVKVASIVDQELFRENIIFVTGRNGRLYQYNKVNDLWHEHYQSQHLILSNFPGTVIRPMSKSLTGSIFMLSEDGGLVEYNWNTWNEWNWIEHGTPYKGVTLIGSPGPSFEGNQLLLIGSDGKVYLRYMEKNAWKWKDCGFPSLNDEGVKEDQENIGDLLIMKCDPKVASTRPVPFSGDSAIFELRDGRLAEIKLVEGKEWVWTRIIGTPNSLCIQNYWITVASSS; this is translated from the exons ATGtcaatgttccatttgatatatGGTATATGGTTATTCTTGTCTATTAGATTTTGTAAAGTTGAGGTTTCTTCTTCATGTTATCCATATAAGTTTTTTCGACAAAGTGATCGACGATTTGAGCAGAAAACTGATAAGTTTTGGAAGTTTAGTGAAATAGATGATAGATGGATTGAAGTGAAACTACCATGTGATTTGATTCCTTGTGTTAATAGTGAAGAAAGATTGGAGCAAGAACATGAATTGGATGAGAAAAAGATGAGTTTGGGAGTTATTTTGCCTTTGAGAAAGagaatttctttgacaaaaatGTCTGAGACTTCTGTTTGGATCATTGGTGAAAGTGGATGTATCTATGAGAGGTTTTGGAATGGATTAGAATGGGTGATTGCTCCTCATGATTTACCTATATCACAAGGACATGCAGTTGCAGTTTTTATCATTTGTCAGAAAATTCTTGCTTTATCTGAATCAGGAAATCTTTATCAG ATGCATGTGCAACTTGGTGAAATTTCACAACCAGTTTGGATTGAATTCACACATACACTCAATCAAATCACAGATACTGATCCAATATTGATAAAGTCTGGTGTGTCTTCCGATGATAGGAA GAGAGGTTATTTCTGTACAAAGAAAGGAACACTAGTAGAACTTGCAGAGATTGAGCCTCCAAG ATGGATAAATCATGGCCAACCAAGTGGAGCAAACGTTGCAGCAATAGCTGATGTCGCTTCTACACGAGAAGTAGTATACACCATAAG TTCTGCTGGAGATCTTTATGAATATAATAGTAAATCAAAACCATCATGGAAGAGACATATATGGCAAGAAAAAAAGGCACAAGTTTCATCTTTGATACCATCTAAGGGTTTCACTTTACATGGATTAAGTGGTGATCATTCTGAATCTTTGTTTCTTTTAACCAAG GAAGGTACTTTAGTGGAGAGAAGATTACATCAAAGGAAATGGAAATGGATAGTCCATGGAAGTCCGCCGCATCAAAATTTGACATCTATTACACCATCTATGAGAGATGATCAATCTAGCGAAACTTCCATTTCTTTATTCTTTACTACTTCAGTTGGATCTGTTTTTGAATATCAAATTCCAAAACAATTAG GCGCTTCTCCAAATAATCAACTTCCAGGAGAAGCATGGATAAGTCATCATCACCCTTTACATGCAAAAGCAGCAAGAGGTAAACGAGGCTTACCGTTACAAGTTGGCAGGATACTCTTTGCACTAGACGACAGTAGGCTTGCCGAATTACATCTATCAGGACTAGGTGGTGAAAGTGCAGGACCATCATTGCCACAAAACTTTAGAAgaaaaacatcatcaacaactaaATATGTTTGGTCCATATTAGATGCACCAGAGAGTGAAGGATGGAATGCAGAATTTTGCACAGAAGAGCGCGGACCGCGGAATTGTATGACAGGTATAAAAGACGAGTCAAAAGATTCAGGAATAACAAGTTCAGTTACCGGTCGAAGAAAACAAAGCCAAGAACATCATTATTACTTATCTCTAGGAAAAGTTAATGAACTTATTAGTTCTTCAGAAGAATACAAATACAATCTTCCTGATGATTGGATTAGTAAAAACTTTCGCCTGCGATTGATGTTTGAAGGAAAGTCATTTTTCTTGGTGACAAGTGATGGTTTGATTTTCGAACATGTTTGTATTGAGGATGTATGGATATGGTTAAAACATGATAGTTCTACAGCTATGAATGGTATAGTAGGGAACTATAATGGAAGTTTATTCATGGTTGATACTTTTGGGAGTGTGCTTCTTAGAGAATGGAGTGGAAATGAAATAGCATGGAAGAATTGTACTGATATGAGGAAAGGAAGAAATGTTGTTGTCGGAGGTCAACCGTGGGACCGATTACCAGGTTTAGCAAGGAAAAGGGTTACCACTGAAGATTCAATCTTCTTTGTGAGCAAAAATGGAAGATTACTTCAGTTCATG GTTTACATGAGGAAATTCAAATGGAAGGATTGCAAAAATCCTCCAAATGTCAAAGTAGCAAGCATAGTTGATCAAGAATTGTTCCGGGAGAATATAATCTTCGTCACCGGAAGAAACGGACGCTTATACCAATACAACAAAGTGAATGATTTATGGCATGAACATTACCAATCTCAGCACTTGATTCTATCAAATTTTCCTGGAACAGTTATAAGACCAATGTCGAAATCACTCACAGGCTCAATCTTCATGCTTTCAGAAGATGGTGGCCTTGTTGAATACAATTGGAATACATGGAATGAATGGAATTGGATAGAACATGGAACACCTTATAAAGGTGTAACACTGATTGGTTCACCTGGTCCTAGCTTTGAAGGGAATCAATTACTTTTGATTGGTTCAGATGGAAAAGTGTACCTTAGATATATGGAGAAAAATGCTTGGAAATGGAAGGATTGTGGCTTTCCTTCTTTAAATGATGAAGGTGTTAAAGAAGATCAGGAGAATATTGGTGACTTATTAATCATGAAATGTGATCCTAAG GTGGCATCTACAAGACCAGTTCCATTTTCTGGTGATTCTGCTATATTTGAACTTAGAGATGGCAGG TTGGCAGAAATAAAACTTGTAGAAGGGAAAGAATGGGTTTGGACAAGGATTATTGGTACACCAAATAGTTTATGCATACAAAATTATTGGATTACAGTGGCATCATCATCATGA
- the LOC123917657 gene encoding uncharacterized protein LOC123917657 isoform X2 — MSMFHLIYGIWLFLSIRFCKVEVSSSCYPYKFFRQSDRRFEQKTDKFWKFSEIDDRWIEVKLPCDLIPCVNSEERLEQEHELDEKKMSLGVILPLRKRISLTKMSETSVWIIGESGCIYERFWNGLEWVIAPHDLPISQGHAVAVFIICQKILALSESGNLYQMHVQLGEISQPVWIEFTHTLNQITDTDPILIKSGVSSDDRKRGYFCTKKGTLVELAEIEPPRWINHGQPSGANVAAIADVASTREVVYTISSAGDLYEYNSKSKPSWKRHIWQEKKAQVSSLIPSKGFTLHGLSGDHSESLFLLTKEGTLVERRLHQRKWKWIVHGSPPHQNLTSITPSMRDDQSSETSISLFFTTSVGSVFEYQIPKQLGEAWISHHHPLHAKAARGKRGLPLQVGRILFALDDSRLAELHLSGLGGESAGPSLPQNFRRKTSSTTKYVWSILDAPESEGWNAEFCTEERGPRNCMTGIKDESKDSGITSSVTGRRKQSQEHHYYLSLGKVNELISSSEEYKYNLPDDWISKNFRLRLMFEGKSFFLVTSDGLIFEHVCIEDVWIWLKHDSSTAMNGIVGNYNGSLFMVDTFGSVLLREWSGNEIAWKNCTDMRKGRNVVVGGQPWDRLPGLARKRVTTEDSIFFVSKNGRLLQFMVYMRKFKWKDCKNPPNVKVASIVDQELFRENIIFVTGRNGRLYQYNKVNDLWHEHYQSQHLILSNFPGTVIRPMSKSLTGSIFMLSEDGGLVEYNWNTWNEWNWIEHGTPYKGVTLIGSPGPSFEGNQLLLIGSDGKVYLRYMEKNAWKWKDCGFPSLNDEGVKEDQENIGDLLIMKCDPKVASTRPVPFSGDSAIFELRDGRLAEIKLVEGKEWVWTRIIGTPNSLCIQNYWITVASSS, encoded by the exons ATGtcaatgttccatttgatatatGGTATATGGTTATTCTTGTCTATTAGATTTTGTAAAGTTGAGGTTTCTTCTTCATGTTATCCATATAAGTTTTTTCGACAAAGTGATCGACGATTTGAGCAGAAAACTGATAAGTTTTGGAAGTTTAGTGAAATAGATGATAGATGGATTGAAGTGAAACTACCATGTGATTTGATTCCTTGTGTTAATAGTGAAGAAAGATTGGAGCAAGAACATGAATTGGATGAGAAAAAGATGAGTTTGGGAGTTATTTTGCCTTTGAGAAAGagaatttctttgacaaaaatGTCTGAGACTTCTGTTTGGATCATTGGTGAAAGTGGATGTATCTATGAGAGGTTTTGGAATGGATTAGAATGGGTGATTGCTCCTCATGATTTACCTATATCACAAGGACATGCAGTTGCAGTTTTTATCATTTGTCAGAAAATTCTTGCTTTATCTGAATCAGGAAATCTTTATCAG ATGCATGTGCAACTTGGTGAAATTTCACAACCAGTTTGGATTGAATTCACACATACACTCAATCAAATCACAGATACTGATCCAATATTGATAAAGTCTGGTGTGTCTTCCGATGATAGGAA GAGAGGTTATTTCTGTACAAAGAAAGGAACACTAGTAGAACTTGCAGAGATTGAGCCTCCAAG ATGGATAAATCATGGCCAACCAAGTGGAGCAAACGTTGCAGCAATAGCTGATGTCGCTTCTACACGAGAAGTAGTATACACCATAAG TTCTGCTGGAGATCTTTATGAATATAATAGTAAATCAAAACCATCATGGAAGAGACATATATGGCAAGAAAAAAAGGCACAAGTTTCATCTTTGATACCATCTAAGGGTTTCACTTTACATGGATTAAGTGGTGATCATTCTGAATCTTTGTTTCTTTTAACCAAG GAAGGTACTTTAGTGGAGAGAAGATTACATCAAAGGAAATGGAAATGGATAGTCCATGGAAGTCCGCCGCATCAAAATTTGACATCTATTACACCATCTATGAGAGATGATCAATCTAGCGAAACTTCCATTTCTTTATTCTTTACTACTTCAGTTGGATCTGTTTTTGAATATCAAATTCCAAAACAATTAG GAGAAGCATGGATAAGTCATCATCACCCTTTACATGCAAAAGCAGCAAGAGGTAAACGAGGCTTACCGTTACAAGTTGGCAGGATACTCTTTGCACTAGACGACAGTAGGCTTGCCGAATTACATCTATCAGGACTAGGTGGTGAAAGTGCAGGACCATCATTGCCACAAAACTTTAGAAgaaaaacatcatcaacaactaaATATGTTTGGTCCATATTAGATGCACCAGAGAGTGAAGGATGGAATGCAGAATTTTGCACAGAAGAGCGCGGACCGCGGAATTGTATGACAGGTATAAAAGACGAGTCAAAAGATTCAGGAATAACAAGTTCAGTTACCGGTCGAAGAAAACAAAGCCAAGAACATCATTATTACTTATCTCTAGGAAAAGTTAATGAACTTATTAGTTCTTCAGAAGAATACAAATACAATCTTCCTGATGATTGGATTAGTAAAAACTTTCGCCTGCGATTGATGTTTGAAGGAAAGTCATTTTTCTTGGTGACAAGTGATGGTTTGATTTTCGAACATGTTTGTATTGAGGATGTATGGATATGGTTAAAACATGATAGTTCTACAGCTATGAATGGTATAGTAGGGAACTATAATGGAAGTTTATTCATGGTTGATACTTTTGGGAGTGTGCTTCTTAGAGAATGGAGTGGAAATGAAATAGCATGGAAGAATTGTACTGATATGAGGAAAGGAAGAAATGTTGTTGTCGGAGGTCAACCGTGGGACCGATTACCAGGTTTAGCAAGGAAAAGGGTTACCACTGAAGATTCAATCTTCTTTGTGAGCAAAAATGGAAGATTACTTCAGTTCATG GTTTACATGAGGAAATTCAAATGGAAGGATTGCAAAAATCCTCCAAATGTCAAAGTAGCAAGCATAGTTGATCAAGAATTGTTCCGGGAGAATATAATCTTCGTCACCGGAAGAAACGGACGCTTATACCAATACAACAAAGTGAATGATTTATGGCATGAACATTACCAATCTCAGCACTTGATTCTATCAAATTTTCCTGGAACAGTTATAAGACCAATGTCGAAATCACTCACAGGCTCAATCTTCATGCTTTCAGAAGATGGTGGCCTTGTTGAATACAATTGGAATACATGGAATGAATGGAATTGGATAGAACATGGAACACCTTATAAAGGTGTAACACTGATTGGTTCACCTGGTCCTAGCTTTGAAGGGAATCAATTACTTTTGATTGGTTCAGATGGAAAAGTGTACCTTAGATATATGGAGAAAAATGCTTGGAAATGGAAGGATTGTGGCTTTCCTTCTTTAAATGATGAAGGTGTTAAAGAAGATCAGGAGAATATTGGTGACTTATTAATCATGAAATGTGATCCTAAG GTGGCATCTACAAGACCAGTTCCATTTTCTGGTGATTCTGCTATATTTGAACTTAGAGATGGCAGG TTGGCAGAAATAAAACTTGTAGAAGGGAAAGAATGGGTTTGGACAAGGATTATTGGTACACCAAATAGTTTATGCATACAAAATTATTGGATTACAGTGGCATCATCATCATGA